In Argiope bruennichi chromosome X1, qqArgBrue1.1, whole genome shotgun sequence, the genomic stretch GAACTTCAAAAtgcctaataaaaaaaattgatgatttgtAGATGCGaggagaataaaataataaattctaaaaattagggAGAGGGaatggagaaaaatttatttaacagaagTTTTACAAAAGCATTTCGAGGATGGTGTCATGCCTGTCAAGGAGATATGATATGTCAACTGAATgtgttacaatattttaatcaaatgggATAAATATGAGTCAAAAATAGGTCAAACAGttaaagaaattacaataattttaaaagacaatatttaatttcttgatgcAGATGCTTAATGCTTTTATTCtatgtattaaaagtaaaaataaaaatatctttagaaagcAACTTGATATTAATATCGGCAGAAATGTATGAAGAGAAAATTAACATGACAATGGAATTGATGTCACTATGACAATAacttttttgtatcaattttaagatagtataagcatatttttttaggTGAGGATACATTCAAAagtataaagttttgaaatggaaatttaaaaagttaaaacatagAAAAGGAAATGTACTCAATACAGAGGAAgtattatatgcaaatatttgtcaAGTAGTACATCCCCCCAATAAACATGATTTCAAAGAATGGATAAAAAGTATGGGCacagttaaataatttcattcctaAATAAATTTGCCTGAGTTATCAAATTGCATACTTCACAGCTTGCGATTTTCAAAATCTAGTCTAAATTCTTAAgaactcaaaattttaagaaaattattgagCGATGATTATTAAAGACAATTGTAAAATGATTAACACCTCCATAATAATtagtgaataatttcttttacttactttaatatttataaggttTATAGAACTCTTAATAgagtaattttgataaaaataataacttaaaaacaataaatataatagtaatgTTAAAGTAATAACTATTCTAATAGTTGCCAAAAAATAACTAAGTTCTTTGAGAATGATTTTCATAGCACTTCTTGTAAATAACATTAAGAATTTGAAGGTTCTCATTTAGATGCTATAGCATTTTACTAAAATTCTGAGATTCTCTTTTTTATCTccatctctgctaataataaatatgatttttgagTCCTTTGATGACAATCTACAGGCCAAGCCATTTCACCCAGAGCTATTTAACAAGGAATGTATGCATTTTGGAAGGAAAGGATTGCAgacttcaaagcaattttttttttttgatattttgattagaattttaattaaaaataaggaaaattttggtatttttctgctataatgcctgaaaattttttgacaatgataatttttacattaaccCTTATTGCGGcaaattgcttttttgaagaaaagcaaaaaaaaaaaaaaaaattacataggtaacttctttacgctataaaaaacatcaaaaaataaataaaaaaattgtgtaataaaaatcgtttaataaaactaagttaaaaattattttatagtggtagtatatttttataaaattgtatgtatggtatactatacaaaatgaacataagggttaacataaaaagataatgttaaaaaccaaaacattatcttttaaattacatgattttttttccattctaaatcaattttttaaaaatatatcttaagtgTGTTTTGTAGCAACAAATTTTCATGATTGTTACTAATATTTCAACCTTGCCTTCTCCCCACTATTCCTGAACAACATAGGAGGATTTAGCTTCTTTTTTCATGTTGAATATTTTCCAGtatgaaatatggttttaataaaattttgttttcttacaattaaagttttaacttcagaatcaaataATGATGACATTCCTGTCATATAACTGAATGTATAAATTCATGggtagaaaattaaggaaatacatAGCACAATGAATTGAGCGGTGCAAGGTTTCTAAAACAGTTCGAATTATATGTATGAATGTTTCAAGATTTTCGTATGGAAGCATGGTAAGACTTGggtacaaaaaaatatttaaatgaactttCTTACAACCATTAATAATGATGATGAACTAACAAGTCAACAAAGACGGCTAGCATTTCATAAAAAAGGGAGGAGATGATTATTTCTCAagtaatttcatttgtaatttatatttaatatataatctgaataaatcattatcttatatataatctgaataaatcattatcttatatataatctgaagaaatcattaataattaattcttaaataaaaatttaagtaatgaataaaagtcctccttattttaacaaatttaatttacccAATGTATTAAtaggaattcattaaaataacagtttattatgtacaatgtttgtttttttaaaaatccaatctatttttatttcttcttataagTCCTAGGTTAGAAAATGAATTGtggattcaaaattcaatttgaaacatCTTATCAACTCTCTCAAATCAGGGTGTGTGCAAGGAACCTCtaatttcaaaccatttaaaGCAGGAAGTAGGTTTATAAACATTTCATCCCTCCTTCTTCCATTCACGGACAGAGTTTACAATAAGGGTATAATCAATCTATGCCATTCCTTGGAGGGAAAATACTAGAGAGTAAGCTTCTAGTGACCAGAACAAATAGACCAACATATTTGTGATAGCATTAGTATGTATATctatattatgtttcaaaaaatttccttacatacttttttcaattcctactactagttcacactctccctatatatatttatatatcttgttcaaattttcaatcgttaaaaaaatactttttattcatccactcgagttcaaatacatttttttgaacttatagtggatgacacttgatgttaatacagttttttcacatattaattcattaattattattactttacatATTAACATATTACTTtacatattaattcattattttttaatactttaaatagagttttactagtttgtaatgaaaataaaaatcaacaggtagtagctcaatcggtaaaatgcaaggatttcaatatttttcacgtgaaggtgaaaaATGCAAGTTCAATTCTTGCAAAAGtaggaattgattaaaatttttttatattacttgtttttttttttttaagtttaaaagtaaatagttcaataaaaaaattatttattagatttagttCTTTTGGAAGAATCTTTGCAAAAATTCTACTTCCCAACCGTTTCTCCCACATAGAATATAATCTTCAATTTGGTcatgcaaaaacaaataaataaataaaaacctgcatccgatcaatttattattattttctttttctgaatcgGACAAAAGTATCTTAAATATTGTGTGATGCCCTTATACAACAATAGAAGTggaacaagagaaaaaaattataaatttatcaagcgTTCATTCTATTTTCAATGctgtttattatgtttttagaTAAATCATAGACTGCATTATCTTCTGCTAAAAATCTTTCCAGGATCTATCAATGCAAATGATATGACatgaaacgatttattttttttaaaaatgattcttcaaattcagaatttcttaacagaatatttattcagtttaacCGGCAATAATGCCTATACCATTGAATATTTTCTAGATGAATAATAGTTGTGTTAATGAAAGTATTcagcaatattttcattaatttatatttaccatacattatttcttgttttcagttttttcagGCTATTTTTACTGCCACCTAGGCTGAGAGTAAGTTTTAGAAACAGAAGAGAAAAACACTTCCAAGGCAAAAATCATCTATTTGTCCATACTGTGTCATGATACATCCCATAACAAATGCAAGTATCAGTACAGCATAAGAAATGCAATACTCCACATACCGCTTCACACAAGGTTTACCAGAAAGAACTGGGTGGAGATTAACAGTAGTTAGATTCGGCAATATGAAAGGTAAATAAATTGGCAACATTCTGACCATCTACAGTAAAGTAAGAACtcccatttttgaaattatttatatatgtattttcacatttaatgagtatataaataaaaaatttagagagGGAGGTTTTGGAGAAGGGGggataattagttaataatatgaTCAGAATGATACCTATGCCAGAAGCTCCTCCATATTTCCACAACGTATTCCCAAATGGACAAATAAACTTAGTATATCATTACAGCCATCAGATCATTGGTGAAATCATGTTTATATCGTTATCTCTAATTTTGAAACCACAATCATGGCAACTTGAACATTATCGGCTTTGAGAGAAAACATTTAGTTTTtgtaaaaactgaatattttgttCTGCTTATGACAGCAGATACAAAAACTTATTGAGGATGAAACGAACAATTGCATAATGTAAAGAGTAGcagaaaaattaagtaattaaaatggcaataattttattttagcctTCAACCTATAATTAATTTCCCtcaaactgtaataaaattaaatggttaacGTTTACAGTTTTACACTTGTATCAACTATAACATTTTTCTCggatgataataaaatgaaaacataattacAGAAGAATTAAATCAATTCTGGGCATAAAAAAACATGGTAAACATTATATGAAATTGAATACCTGAGAACAAAGTGTGATATTCTGTCTTTCAAAGAGTCTTCAATCAGACATTCTGAGCAAGAGGCAAATATTTCTTGATCAATACTATGCGCTATTTCTTGTGTggattttctttgtaaaaaagaaagaaaaattatcctCCTTTTCACAAAATCGCATAGTTTGCTGAAACCAATATTTCCTTTCGGAGGTTTAATATAAAGCGCCATAAGCATTTACTCATTGCCAGGTTTGAGATCTCataattcacacacacacaaaaaaaatgaatgacagaAATTCTTCTGCTAATATCCTTGGTGCATGAGATATATTTTAACGCTTTATGTTTTTctaattgttaagaaaaatataattattacaaaaagaatataagaaaatctttacaaaacattgcacttttgagAAGTGATAAAAACAATCATTAGAGATAAAACCGACTTTCACTAGAAACGGGTGACAATAATAACAAATCATGTCAAAAGCTATATATTTCGAAACCGAGCTGAAAGCAccgatatttttcatttctgtatgACGTGCTTATTATAGCTTGGGATAGAGTATTAACATTTCCTCATATTCAGAGGTAATCTAAacattcattgatttaatttcttgTGACTTAACAGAAGGAGAATGGCGGATTCTCTTAATCGCGAGAAAAACGTCGAGAAACCTATTGAAACAGGTAATAATGGAAGtaattctgaagataaaattCCTCCTTATTCCGACCATGAAGCTGTTATTTTAGCTCACAAATTGATTAATTATGAAACTTTCATACAAGCACGACGAGTTTTAATTGCTTGGTATCAAAATGGAGAATGTAATGCAAACAAttatggaaagattttttttttaactcagataTGCTTCGATTACCAACGAATATTTGAAGCAATGCAAAAGGAAGTGCAAAAGAAAATTGGGTCGATGAGGGAAATGATGGCATTGCAAAATTTTGATTCCCATTGTAATCTGTATAGAATAGAAAAGACCATTAAAATGATGGAAAACCCTGAAATCTATGATGGTTTCAGTCCAAGTCAAAAAGAGAGAATCCAAGCCGCAAAAAACGAGGTTGCACGTctttgggaaaatttcttcaggGAACGTATTTGTAACACAAGTGTAGAAGATGGATCAGGTAATGCGAGAATTGCTTGTAATGAAAGAAATATGTTACTTTTTAAGCAGTTTTCTGATAGCCTTAGATTGGAAGTCGTTCATGAAGAAGTAGATGAGCTGAGAACAAGATGTAAAGAATACGAGCaacaaattttgatgcttaaatcAAAACTGGCTGGTGAAAATTCCGGTAGTGACAGTGATTCTGAATACAATCCTGATCATTTTCATGAGAGTGAGGCAGAGCTTATGggtttaatgtcaatttttttgtatCGTCATTCATCTGGAGTAAATATTGATAATATCCATTCGTATATAAATACTATCATTCCAACTATTGATGCcgaagatattgaaatttttttgagaaaatttcctGGAATTTTTGCAGAAGTTGATTTTCAGTCTGGAAAGAGATGGTTTTATGTTGGTAGTTACCTAGAACCACCTgttataaactaaatttcaatttttaaagtgtGTTTAGTAGTTTAGCTAATgttgtaaaaattgatttaaggATTTTTGCTTACTTATTAGactttaattatgatttaaattagcATGAGATTATTAATATTggctttttaaacatttgtttcacAAATGGCTaccaaaagttttaaaagaattacagCTTTCAAGATGAACAAGAACTTATATTTGCtatgtttcagtttttaaaaagtcaatagtTATTAGATGAAACAAATGAAAGTTGGAGAAGAGATCTAACttcagttttatgaatttttttccccaacagatgagaaagaaaagaaaacatggGCATAATAGTTTTACAGGTGGAAGTTTTAAggcaatatatttgaaaataatttatctttacttGTGTATTCAGGCATCAGAGCAATGTCCAGTTTAGTTTTTCTggatacataatatttttcagtatattaatattacaatatttctgACTATATATCAATGAACCTTTTTCATTATCCTAATTACAAATCTAATTTTGATACAGACAATTAATCATACAATGCATTTCTAATATACAgacagttaataaatttttgaaagtatagcTGAAGAAATGATGTCAAGAAAaggtaaatatcttatttatatcttGTTATtggtattgtattttttaattaaaattattaacactgTGTATTATTCAAATCTAACTAAATTAGTATATTTCTAGCATGATATTAAAGagtaattttgtattttgcaatAAAGTAGAATGGAATTTATTGGTCTTAATGAAAAGTGTCTATTTTTTGCcttttcatatcattattttGCCTTTTCCATATATTAGTAACATGAAATGTCCATTAACTAGTAAGTTAATACCTTTTTACTAaggtgaaataaatattgtttggacattattaaaaaaaatcaacatattctgaaattagaatgaaatcaatgcaatttttcatgtattctatatattattaaaaattatagttgcTTTTAATAAGTGCCAGGTTCTTTATAGTTTGCATAGGGGCGTAATTcttctaaaggaaaaaaatccaTCCTTGTTTTAAAActgttcaaatttaattaattttaagggGATTGTGAAAAATTTGCTATGAAAATGGTGCTAGCACAGATAGAATATCAACaagaatggattttatttatcaattaaatgagaaaatagttttatgacttgaaaaaaaaaaagattgtcatTAAATGgatcattaaaaaatcttatttagttctttttatgTGGTAAAGAGTGTGTGCCTAATAATTAGATTGCCaatgaaaaagtttaattattttctgtttttaattacattatttctttcattaacaCTCTAGTTCCTCTATCTTTTAAGCAGTGATAATCTAGTCAAATTGAAGTAATTGTTTATGTAATTTATGTtagtaattaaagtttttttttttttttttttttttttttattgaatgaactaaacaatttttttaaaggtaaaactgaggataaaaaaaatattttgaatgattgatGATGTATCTATATTTTTCGAAAGTATCTATATTTTGATACTAAAtactattataatgaaatttaagtgTATCCAAAATCAATcaagaaatacagataaaattttaagatccAATTGTATCAGTTTTGTTGTATGAAGTTAGACTTTAGTTGTTAGAGTAAGTTAGATATTGACAGAGCAATAAATCAGTATAGTATGTATGCCATTTCTCAAGCCATTTGTTATTACAACTGTTatttcttctgctttttattcCTAATCAACccctgaaatcttttttttatttatttatatgacattctctatttcaagaatttttgttATGCTAGTTCAATTAAGAATCCATAGGACACTAAAAATGTGTAcagatttcttgaaatttttatataaaattaaaacatttatgaatcacttaatttcagcttataaatttactaaaaataatttaggatATATTTGATGGTTGAGTATGATAGCTAAGGAGTTAATACCATGCAgaataaacttgaaaaataattttttttttttttttttttttgctatgttattttgaatgaaaactgaGCATAACTCAACTCatctttcatcttttttattaaaaatttataaattaattcaaataaataaatttttattctttattatgatattaaatattgcattacaaatcatcaaatttatttgtataaaaaaaattttctttatattttagattctggTCCATGATCATGCTTTGAATTCCAGCGTCTAAAAGCTTTACTTTTCCATCTTGTGAATGACTTTTGTGCCAATAATAAATTGTGCTACCATACAGACTATATAAAAACCTATTTTAGTTTCAAGTGCAGATGCAAACTAAACTTTTGATTTGCATACATATATCTTAAAAGCAATTTTCCTAACATAACTCTGGTGcgtggatattttaaaattatatattattatttagatttatttatacattaacattttttaattattattatgtaatacagtttttttagaaattgtgaattttacttaagcaagtttttttttatatatatatatgggctATTCCATAAATTAACTCagtttaaagtataaattaaaaaaaaaaatactttcatataaaatatgatatcatttaaagtttattttataaactgtgctgtttaaatttctgcttttatcattatttttaaaatggaatttgttAGTGTTgttatatcatgaaaaatattccaATGACTGATATTTTGTTTGTAGTAGTTTGGAGTTACGAATTTTTGTTTATACAGATTTATGTTGATTGCTCTATAAACTACCTCGTTttcaagtataaataaaagataaaaatgtaaataaacaggaaaaacagCCTTTATACTTCTctgtaaaattatatgtatatacaatTGAGTCTCTATTTTTATCATTCCACTGATGAAGTttgatatgaagaaaatttaataaatagaaatgtacaaattaaattataaaaacatgaagaaagaaaaagagaaacttATCTACCTTTTTTATTggctttaaaacatattttaaattgtgaaaaggTCTGctttgtaaaagttttttaaaaaaggcacattttttcaaaaaaaaaaaaatgtacatttatgagaaaagctttaatattttcttgaaactgtAATCCTCTACAATTGTATTAAATGCTGCTGGTTTTTCTTATCATGATGATTTCTTAAGATAACCACTTCCATATCCTTATTGCATTCTAATGGTGCAGCTAAGATTGATTTGGCCTTGGTGTCATTAACCCCAAAACAACCaccattatattttaacattttgcaaTTAACATTTGCAAcgctttttagaatatttaataattactatgtATTTgttaatatagagaaaattagaCAGCTATTGTCTTTTCCAACAGTTCCGGAGTCTTCagttattatcatttttcatGGAAGTCAGTTTTGTTGGATCTTCAACAAATGGAAAGATCACAAAATAGTGTGGAGGGAGGGAATgccagaaaaattttattgtatataaattatttttcctaatatgTGTAAATTTCATTCATAGTCAAGATTCTGTAGAAGATttcattaaatggaattttattgatttgaaactCTATTGtctgtaacattaaaaaattgaagaaaaaaaatgtaataaaattactgatgtgattgatttttgaatattttttctttgattactgTTTGCAAAGTAGTAACTTTCAACTAGTTTTGTGCCATTTAATGTTGTTGATGTTGTGTCTGTAATGTTTTCATGCTGGAAAGGAAATTTGTTTGTTCAAATATACAATGTAAACTATTATACAGTTATCTCAGatcaaatgtgtgaaaaaaaaaattttttttaatgggaaaacTTTTTATTGTAATCTTCATgtttgcatgtatatatatatatcatataatgaGATAGATGTTTCTGATATAGCATTTGTTCACTGTTTTACTCTATAATATGCAAACTAGATGTGCTTTATAATATCTATATGTGTTCTATAATATCtttgatatttcatttgaaataatatttattgcacaTTGTTTTTTCTCCACAATTATTCTACAAATTTCCTTactttcaattgatttttatctttaaaaaagttgGGTATTAAGTacttctcattaaaatattttttatttgtgttagataatatatttatatatttctaaaaatcttttgaattggTTTAGAagtgtattattttattagaagaattGTATGTTATTCTTTAAACCctactaaaatgaaatgataatttttcattgtcAGAATATCTGCATTATGAGTGTCTTAAATAGACATATGAGACATTCAaccacctttttttatttgatatttttatggtCTATCTACTGTTTATCACTTATTATCATGCACTTTAAAAATTAGGTGCTTGCTTAATGTTTAACAAAAGCAAAGTGGTTAGTTTTCATTTTCAGAGAAATTTCTCTGTACTCATAATTTATCTACATCATAAACCTACTAATATATTCAAagcaaaagttcaaaattttataattcactgttttacttattattaaatactatcTGGTTCagataaataaagtaagaaagataaattagttttatctttattttaatgtcataaGCTTTGAGAGGTGttgatattaattcatttttaattttaaaatcttctagctaaaatttttaaaagctaatttttgacattactgtaattttaaaaattcttcagtatacacataatttttatcaacttATTTAGTATCAACTATTACATTTAGTAAAGAGACTCTGCTCTATAATGAACTTAACTgctattcaatatatttattctcattatacaaaaaatacaatttcttttttgacCAACTGGATATCATGGTTGAGatgttgaaatatttcttcttatattaataatgtaattgttACCATTATTGTGTTGTAAGAATAGTTTAATatctttgtgaatttttttctctgaaatattttctagttatttcatattttctttgtgtgtttttattcctTTGGAGAAGTACAGATTATCtactctcttttttattttttaaacttctgattGTTatgtaaatgcatttattattctgTATAATTTAGAATCTCTAATAATCTGCAAGAGATTGCcatcgttatttttatttctcatatttttgtatataatttttgacaattttaaaaataaatgggttTGAATTTATTGTATGGTTGTCAATAGAATTCGatccaatttcattttaattgtatgttattttatgatCAAGAGAAGCTTAGAAATAGTTGAATCTATATTGGTATGAGAAAGTTATTGAACCTTGCAATATAAAAGCAATTCATTTGTGATAGCATTTTAAAGGAAATACCTCATgattatatttctagaatttgCAAATCGGAAAATgagcatgaattatatttaagtttccaaattaaaaattaagcatctaagcctttatttttttaattggaagaataaattaattgcttcaaagtttaatgaataaaagaatttttttattaaatgaaatcagaATGTTTAAATcctatatttatatagattttttcaaaaaaaaatcattctaagtCATTGATCATTTTGATGAGTTTTGATTTCCCTGTTACAGaatagaaatattgtaataattaaaattgaaagaatataatgTCGGATTTTTTTCGGTAATGTTTTGGCAACATAATTACGAATAGGGATTTTAAAGTCTATTTCCTATTAAATAACTATGttcgtttttaattttcattgctaAGGTACTTTGAGGAAAAGAACTAAATCTTGATTTGCTGTAGTCCAAATTAATATCCTAGTTCAacttaaaggattttttaaacgcccagatttcattataaatttccaGAAACAGTTGAACAATTATCTTCCTCCACTAAAGTGTTGCAGAATACCATTAGTCTGAATTCTTGAagttaaatttcaagttttgaa encodes the following:
- the LOC129959112 gene encoding uncharacterized protein LOC129959112; the encoded protein is MADSLNREKNVEKPIETGNNGSNSEDKIPPYSDHEAVILAHKLINYETFIQARRVLIAWYQNGECNANNYGKIFFLTQICFDYQRIFEAMQKEVQKKIGSMREMMALQNFDSHCNLYRIEKTIKMMENPEIYDGFSPSQKERIQAAKNEVARLWENFFRERICNTSVEDGSGNARIACNERNMLLFKQFSDSLRLEVVHEEVDELRTRCKEYEQQILMLKSKLAGENSGSDSDSEYNPDHFHESEAELMGLMSIFLYRHSSGVNIDNIHSYINTIIPTIDAEDIEIFLRKFPGIFAEVDFQSGKRWFYVGSYLEPPVIN